Below is a window of Spirochaetota bacterium DNA.
GCGCTGCAGCCCCGCTATGTGAGAAGTATATACGCTTCGGCGCCAACGTCAAGCAAGCAAACTCGTTTGTTTACCCGGCCTTTATCAACACAGCCTCCAGTACATTCCCGCAATAATCGCATCGATGACATTCCTTATCGCACGATGTAGTCCTCGCGAACCATTCCTTCGGGAATTTGTCATTGTCAATAACATACGGCGCAAACGCCGGCGAGAACCCCGGCTCGCAGAGATCGAGAAGATTCCCGTGATACTTCCTGTCCGCATACGCCTGTATCACGAGCCGCGGATGCTGATGCATTCGGGTAGCAAGTTTCACCACATCAAAATATCGCTCGTAATGATCGATATCCTCGGGACGCACCCACGAATTCTGAAGCACCGAAACGCGGTTCGCTTCATCGGCGGCAAGATAGTTCCAGCACGCATGCATGCGGAAATCCTTCATGTTCACCGTATCGGCTATCTCCGACTCATGCGCCACGCAATTGTCATGGAATGTCTGTCCCGAACAGAAATTCATGCAGCCGCTGTTGGCGAGCATGATGAGCTTCTTGCCGTTCGCATCCGCCCACGCCTTGAGCTCCTCTATACGAGCGAGGTCACGATTATACTCGCGCTGTACATGGAACGAATCGAAAAGCTTTGCCATATACTGCATACCCTTCACCGTGCCGATGCGCATATTCACCGATGCACGCACCTCGACAGCGGAAAAATGCTTTTTCAGTATATGCGCCACCGCGGGCGATGCCGTCGTCACTATCTCGATGCCGCCCGTAAGCTCGTTCAGATATTCAAGCGTTGAACGCACTTGATTCTCAAGATGCACGGACATCGACTGCCGCCCGAAGCAATTTCCATTGATGAGCAGATCAAGCTTGATGCCGAGCCCTTTCAGCGCGACAATATCTTCTTCAATATCTTTCTGCGCATGCCAGTCCACCTCGCCGTTGCGTTCCGCGATCGATGCGCGTCCTGTGGCAAAATTGAGCCACGGGAAGAACACCTCGGCGATATGCTCGCGGTAATCGCGGACAATGTCGACGAACGAACCATCATCATTGGGAAGTTGATAGCCAACTGCGAAACGCATGAGGTCCTCCTCGGTCATGAACAGTGTGGATTGTATCCTGGCCTATTTATATTTCCAATACATGAGCCCCGCCGTTGTCCCAAGATATATTCTTCCATTTTTCATATCCGCCGACCAGATGAAGTTTTGCGGCAGGTCATGCAGTATCCATTGGAACGTTTCCCCGCCGTCACGGGACAGCAATGGCCCCTGGGGATAAAACCGGTCAGAAACAAGCCATTCCATACTCGAATATGCCAGCACATCGTTGCCGTCACAGACGATCGGCCACACGCTGATCTGATTTGCAGATACTTCCTCCGGCGTGTCGCCTACGGTGAGTTTTATCATGGAATGATCATAGTTCTTCCTGTACGGAATGCGAATAAGCCGCCCCGGCTGTTCGCCCGACCTCATCGTCCCAACGATCAAAGCGCCATCAGTTGTCACACCGACACTCCTGACTGCGTTCTGCCCGATGTCGTATATCTCCCACGTCTTCCCCATATCTGCGCTTCGAAAAAATGCTGCCGGAGATTTATTGCGCCCCAATATAGTTTTTTGATTCAAGCGATCCGGAACACAGCTTAGGTATAGTACATTTCGTGCATGATCATACGCCATGTCTGAAAAATATATCTTATTCGTCCCCTGTACGGGAACAAAATGCGGTGAAGATAATTGAATAAAACTTTTCCCGCCGTCTCCCGTAAAGAACAACGCATCGGAAAATAACAGCCATTGCCGATACGATACTGTCGGATCGTAAATTAATTTCACTATCCGCGAACCTTCAGGATACACGTCACCCTTTCCTAATCGGCTTGTAACATCCTGCCAACTTGCCCCCGTATCCTCCGTGAGTAATAATTTCTTCTCTGCATAAAAACCATGTTTAAATGTCTTCTTGACCCTGGCATTGCATGTTACATAGATATATTTTTCATCTTCGGATGCAAATATATTCTCGAGGTAACTTGTCCACGTATATTGACCGCCCCATTCGGCGGTTTGCGTAGGGAATTTGTGCCAATTCAGCCGCCCTGTCAAATGCTGCCAGTTGCTACATTCGACACCGCCAGACATCCATGCCCCGTGATCCTGGGCGGAGAAGAAAACATTCTCCCTTGCGGCAGAGATCCTATTGATATTTGCCGGCATGCCGACACCGCGGTTCCCATAATAGCCATTACTATAGGTCATCGTTAAGTTTTTCAGTGATCTGAAATTGTCATCACTTTCCCACGTCCCCACTCTCGACACGACCACGGCATGACGCGATATTCCGAAAAACACCAAGTATATTCCAGCATAAAAATCAGACAAGTTATCATCGCAGTAAAACTCCTGAGGGAAAGAAAATGCTCTAAACGATTTGAGATTATCTTCAGAGATCAACAGCTGGCTTTCATTGCCATTACTCCCGGCAACAACCTTCCCCCCGACAACAATCTGACCCGGTTTGCCGGGATTATATCGAGCGCAGGTAAACAATGTTCCGTCTGCGGCGGGGCTGCCCTGATCGTCATTTATGGGCACATCAGTCATCTCAATTTTTTCTGCATGGATATCGCTGCAGCGGAGTATGCGCGCACGTGTTGCAGCATCTTTTTTTATCGGGTTCACAACAAGTAGCATCGTCGCGGGGTTTTCAGGATCGATGCACATATCCCTTACCCAATAGTTTTCCCGAAGGGGTACTTTTCTGAATACAGGAACAGGTTCCTTCGCGTTTTTCGTGATGAATAATTCTCCGTCGGCAAACGAAAGGAAAAGACAATCCGGCTCATACGGGTGAGGATAGATCTCCTTAATCGCCGCATAGGGAGAATCGACTGCGATACGACGGAACGACTTGCTGTTATCATCACTGACAAAGATCGCTTTCCCATTTGCGTTTTTCTCCGCTTTTGTTCCGATGAATATCCGGCTGCCGTCGCTGGTGAACTTGACCTTTGCATACGTTGCCGACCGCGTCATGAACTCAGTCGAAGGTAATCCATCATGTATCTGCACCCACGATCGCCCCCCATTTTCCGTTCGCAGGACCTGGCGTCCGACAAGCATAATCACCGCTTCGTTTCTTGGATGTATATCAAAATCCTCATACTCGGTTGCCGCAGTCATGCCTCCTTCATTACAGAACGTCAGATATCTCCATGACTGCCCACCATTTGTCGATTGGATTATTCCACCGATGTCGATAAGCATACTTATCGTCTCTCCTCTCACTATGGCATGGAGTACAACATTCATGAATCCTGGCGCTACACTTTTCCATATGCATCGATCCTTTTCTTTGCCTTCAAGGATCGGACGATCACGTCCCGGAATTTTTACTCGTGGCTCGTCGAATTTAGCCGGCACATACGGTGCAGTGATATTGCGAAGTCGAAGCGACTGTTTACTCTCGATTGAATCGGTCTCCGCATTGATCGCGTTAATCGCAACAAACATGCCGATAGTCGTACAGAGGCAGCCAATTCGCAGCAGCAGCCGTCCTAATACTTTAGCTCCCAAAAGCATAACATTATCCTTTTTTTACTCTTGAGCTTGTCCGAAATATTTTTATTCAGTCAAACAGATATGTGCTTTCTCCTCAATTAAATATTTTTGTATTACACAGTTAATCAGTCTCTTTCTTCTCACCTGCTCCGGCGGTCTGTCCGGTCAGCGCTTCGTAATCCGACCAATCCACCGACCACGGCTGCGTACGCTTGAACTTCTTATGGAATTTGTGCGTAAGCACGCCGCGTTTTTCCATGCTGTCAATGCAGGCGCGGGTACAGCCGCGTGAACCGCATATCGCCTGCCCGGTGTTATAGAGATTCCGCGGCTTCTTGAAGAACGGCGAATGCCAGCCGGGTTTCGTGTCTTCCTGGCCGTCATAATAGAAGCCTTTCCTGCCCGGCTCGCTTTTCGCGCCGCCGCGGAATGAATAATCGCAGCCTTTCATATCGAGGTCGCTCCACTCCAGTTCATGACCGGCGACCGTGACCTTGACCGTCTTTGTCGTGCTGAAACAACTGCCCGGACACTGCTTCACGCAGGCCATGCACTTGTTGCAGAGCTTCGGTCCATTGTATATCGGATCGGGCTCAAGTTCCAGTTCGGTGAAGATGAGACCGACACGGAGCGCCGGCCCGAATTCCGGCGTCAGAAGCATTTTGCTGAAGCCGATCTCGCCGAGCCCGGCAGCGAATGCCGCAAGGCGCAAATGCACCATGATATCAGGCGCGGGTTTGCCCGGAGCGACCGGTCTGCTGAATTTCTTCTTAAGCTCACCTTCGTTATCAATAGCGCGCCAGTCACTTTGATGCCCCATCGGCAGCGCTTCATATCCCATATCCTCAATGACCTTGCAGACATTGATGACCGTCATCGGCATATAGAGATAGGTGATGCCGCCGTAGCCCATCGCCGAATAATTGCTGAAGAACGTGCCCTCCTCGATACCGCGAAGCGATCCGCGAAAAACACGAAAGCCCATGGCAATGCACGACTTCGCCTCCGGCATGATATAGCGCGGATCCATCTGCGGCGGCGCCCCCTCGAAACGGTCCATCGATGCGATGCCGACGATATCCGCCCCGTACGACTTTGCTGTCTCCTTGATCTTTTTCGTGATGTTCATTGTGCTGCTCCTTGTTGATTTTTCAATAGATCCGACATCCGTTGCGCTGTTCTTTTCATAGCGTTGATGATCTTATCCTTATTCTCGCCGGTGCATCGATGTAACGGCAGGAATACCCCGAGCGCCCCCCAGAGCGGACCATTGGGAGAGGGAATGGGAACGGCGATACCGCATATCTCCGAATCCGCGCTCATACGTATCGAAACACCCGCGTTCTTTATTTCCGCTGCAGCCGCCGTCAATACCGCCGCTGACCGAATGCCGTTCCAAATCTCCCCGGGCATGCCGTACTTTTCGACAACGACAGCGCGCGTCGCATCGTCCGCATACGCAAAGAGAAGCCGCCCGTCCGCGATGGCATACGGCGATACATGCGCATGGAACTTATCATTGATGGCTATCTCGCGGTCCGGCGATATCTTCACCAGATTGAACTTCTCACCGCCGTACAGTGTCGATATGACGACGCCTTCATTTATCTCTTTCGATAATATGCGTGCATTTTCATCGGCAATGTGGGCAAGCATGTTCTTCCGCATGTCACCTGCCGCAAGCGAGAGGAGTCCCTGCCCGATGCTGTAATGCCCGTCCTCTTTCACTACCCATCCTATATCGATAAGTGTGCGCACGATATTGCATACCGTCGTGAATTTCAGCTTCGCGGCCTTGGCTATCTCCTGCATGCTTGCGCCGCGGTGTTCGCTGAGGAAATTCGCTATCTGTGCGGTTCGTGAGATCACTTGTATCATTTGTCACTCATTATTGTTGAGTATACTCATCTATAATATAATTGATTTATTGACAAAGTCAAATCAGATGTCGATCCGGCATCAACGCTTGACAAAGGCATCCATTCGTGTACAATGTGGTTATTCTAACGGCAGGCGTGTCATCCTATCGAATTGGACGACGGCAGGCAGGTCTGCCGTTGTTAAGTCATATTAAAGAACGATCCCAAGAGTATACAGGCCCCGAAAAAGCGAGATGTAAGAGTATCGAGATGCCGGAGCCGGAACTGGAATTTGAAAAAAAGGATACTATCGCGGAACTATTTATTTCCGTCGATTCTGTATTGCGGGAAGGCCGATTTTCAGAGGCGTCCCAACTGCTTGAAACGGTGATGGAGCATGACTTCGATCACCCATTGCTCTTTGAGAATATGCGCGCGATCGGTTTCTGGAAGAACCGCGAGGGGAAGATATCCTCGCTTTCCGGTGTGCCGCTCGGACGGCAGCTCATCGATTATTTCGACGAGTTCACGCTGTTCTGTGAGCGCAAGGGCGGTACGGATATCTCCGTATACCCCCCGGTAAAACACTTTGTGTTCACGAAAGCACGGACGGTCCTTGAAGAAGCGCTTCTTGCCGGCGAAAGCAGCGTGCTCAGCGATATCGGCAGGGCGCTCATGGAGCAGAGCGAGCATGCAAAAGCCGTGGAGATCTTTGAGCGTATCCTGAAAACGGACCGCTACAATGCATGGGCGCTCGGGTACCTTTCAGAGGCGTATCGCATCCTTCACGAGGAGGAGCGCTCTTCACTGTACCTGCGTGAGGCGCTCTTTTACGACCCCCTCATGATACCGTACGGCCGTATAGCACATCCGCTCATCGCTTCGCTTGCGGTCATGGCACGGTCCGAAGGATTTGCCGAGGAGGAGGAAGTACGGCTCTGGCTCGGGATGTACGGCGAGATAAGCGGCATCCTTTCCGTACGGCGGAAATTGGCCCCGGAGGAAACGGTAAACCTGCGAAAGACGATAGCGAAGCTCGAAGCGGACCTCCGCGCGGGCGTACGCAAGAGCCGCACCGAACCGAGGCTCCTGCTCGCTTATGCATGGCTTATCGGAGAGCGGATGATCGATGAATCCACGGCAGGGGACGCGCGCATAACCGGTGAGATAGAACTTATTATGAAGAAAATGCGGTCGGTGAACGACACGATCGCGGGCCGTTTCGCAGAGCGCATGCGGCGGCAGTAACGCCTAAGGAGAACGGCATGAATGATGATGTAAAAAAACTGGATGACGTGTTCGTCGAAGAGACGTTCACCCGTAAACCGCTTATCAATTATACGGTGAAGAACCTCACTGAAATAGACCCGGTATTCATGCGGGTACGCGACGCGAACGCCATTGAAGAGGCGTACGAAGCGGCGCAGGCGCATCTGACGCGCAATTCGCAGCACATCTCGGCGCTTTACGTCTCCGGGCTCTGCAATTTTGAGCGCGGCGATTATGATGATACGCATCTGGAACGGCTCTTATCCATTTTCAAGAACATCAAGAAATGGGCCATCGTCGAATTCCTCGCGCAGAAGGTGCTCGAGTACAAGGAGACGGATTATGCGCTCCGCTATCTCGCTTCCTATTATCAGGTAGCCAACCGCGACGACCTTGCGGTGGACATATGGGAACGCCTCATCAAATTCGATGTGGACAACTATGAGCTCCCCGAACGCATCGCGCATATCAAGGAAAAAGAGGAGAATTTCGAGAAGGCCGTCGAGTACTATCAGATAGCGCTCGAGCGCAACATCGCCAAGCGCCGCGATAAAGTGGTCGAAACGAACGCGAAAAAGATCATGGAGCTTAAGCCCGACAGCATCGTCTTCTTCTCGAAGATAGAAGCGAGCCTCGCCGAACTCCTCATCCCGGACGCGATGATCGACCTCTGGAAACCGATGTTCTTCCATTTCTTCGAGCAGGTAAAGGACATACCCCTCTCGCTTTCCGTATTGAAACGCATACTCGCCTATGAGCAGAAAATAGCGAAACTCAACCCGAAGAAAGCGAAGTTCTTCCGCCACCGGCTTGAAGACGTGTATAAGACCATATATCCGAACCACTCCATGTTCGACGAATTCGCAAAGATGTCACAGCTGCTCAATACCGCGAAAGAACCCAAAGAATGCATCGATGCGTTCGAGAAGCGCATACAGTACGACGTGGGCAAATACGTGTTCCACCGGAATTTCGGCGTCGGCCGCGTAAAAGCCCTCGCCCCCGAGGAGATAATCGTCGACTTCGTATCGAGCCCTGCTCACCGCATGAGCTTTGAGATGGTGCTCAAATCCGTGTCCGTCCTCGACGACGGTGATATACGCGTCTACAAAGCCTACCGCCTTGCCGAGCTCAAGGAAATGGCGAAGAACACGCCTGATAAGCTCATCGAACTAGTGCTCCGTTACACCATCGGCGAGCGTGTCGCATCCAAGGACTTGAAGCACGCACTGGTGCCGGATGTCATCCCGGACAATCAGTACAACAAATGGCTTGACGACGCGAAAAAAGCGATACGCGCGAACAATGAGCTTAAATTCGTCAAGAACACCTTCATTTTCAAGAAGGGCGGCATGACGTACGATGAGGAGACCCTCGACACGTTCGACCGCACGTCGGATTTCGACGCCAAATTCGATGTGTACCTCAATTACGTCAACTACGCCAAGGACATCAACTGCGATGAATCAAAGGAAATGGCGAACTATTTCATCGTCGCAGCGAAGGCGGAACCCGTAAGCTATCGCACCGTGAAGAGCATATTCCTCATCCACTATGTCATCGAAGAGTATAAGCTCGCACTTTCCTTCGACCGCTCGATCGATGATGTGATCAAGGGCATAAAGGAATTCACCGATGTGTACGAGCATCTTCCGACGGCGCTCTTCCGGGAACGCCTGGTCGGCGCCATCGTGAAGAATTATCCGCGCCGCTGGACGGATATCCTGACATCGTTCCTCTATACGCCGCAGGTAAAGAACCATCACATCATCATACGGCGCTTCATCCAGATGGGGAAGGTCGATATCCTCACCGAGGCCATAAACACGGTGATACTCAAGTGCAATGAGTACGTCGAACCGTTCCTTTACTTCGCGGAGAAAATACTCATCGGTGAACTCGCCGATGAACTCGCCGCAGCGCTCGATGCACCGTTCAAGTACAACCGCGAGCTTCTTCTTATCGGGCTCCTCAATCTCATACCGCAGCTCAATCGCATGCTCGAGAAGAAAGAGAACGCGGCGCAGGCGCGCAAGATGTTGAAGACCGTGTACGAACTCGTGTTCGACCGCGGCAATCTCATCTCGTTCATCGAGAGCGAGCAGAAAGAGAGCGTCGGCAAGGTGTTCAAGGAATTCCAGAAGCTCATCAATATCGAGAACCAGTACAAGACGCTCATCATCACCGCGGTGACGAAACGCTTCCCCGACCTCAGCTGAGCCAACGATCTGTCGATAAAAAAAGGCCGGCATAACGCCGGCCTTTTTGTTGTACTCTCGAATCTCTACCAGTCGTCGGCGGCCTTCTTCTTGTTCGTCGAAGTCGTCGTAGTAGTTGTCGTCGCAGCTTTATTCGTCGACGTAGTCGTTGTAGTTGTAGTTGTTTTCGCTTTATCAGCGGCGGCCTTGGCATCAGCAGCGGCCTTATCGGCAGCAGCTTTATCCTTCTCCGCTTTTTCCTTCGCAGCTTTCGCGTCGGCAGCAGCCTTATCCGAAGCAGCCTTGGCGCTATTCGCGTCGGCAGCGGCTTTTTCCGCCTTCGCCTTGGCATCGTTCGCCGCCTTCGCATCAGCCTGCGCCTTCACTTTATCGGCTTCAGCCGTCTTCGCCCGTGCCTCAGCCTGTGCTTTCGCAGATTCAGCCTGCTTTCGCGCCGCCTCTGCTTCTTCTTTCGCGACACGCATGGTAACACGGTCAACTTTATCGGTGAGCGCTTCCTTGCTCTCGTATTTTTCAACGCCCTTGATATCGACGATACCGCGGACGTCCTCTATCGTGGATTTCTGCATGACAGCGACGCTCGCCATCGAATTCGATGAAGAGATATCGGCTTCCTGCAGTTCCGTAACGTTCGTATACCCGCCGGCATTCGTGATATCGATGACGCCGCGGAGCACCGCGACCTTCGATGTCGTTCCGTCGCTCGCTACCGAGAACGCCGTACCGGTGACCTTAAGGTTCGCACTGCCGGTGTCGATGGCATACGTGCTCTTTTTCCCGAGCTTGGGCACCGCGAACATGGCCTTGCCTTTCGTCACAACAATACCGGCGGTACCGCTTGCGGGACTCAGCTTCTTGAACTGCACCGATGAGAGCGGCGCGATCTTCACCACACCGATGGTCTTAAGATCGACCGTCACCTCACCGTCAGCATCGGTTATCACTTCGTATCCGGCAGCGATCTTCGCGCCGATATTCGTCTTGACATCCGCGCCGTTCGCCTTCACCGCATACGTACCCTTTGCTTCGGTTATCGAACCGCTCGCCGCGACATATCCGCCGCCGCCGCCGTAGTAATTGAACGGTACGCCGCGGAGGAGATAATTGACCGCATCCTTCGCACGGACATACTGGTTCATCGGGATCCAATAGACATAGATATCAGGGTAACCGCCGCGCTCGAGGCCGAGGAGGAGTTCCTTGTATTCCTCGGACTGTCCGAGCTGCCGTTTCG
It encodes the following:
- a CDS encoding transcript cleavage factor gives rise to the protein MNDDVKKLDDVFVEETFTRKPLINYTVKNLTEIDPVFMRVRDANAIEEAYEAAQAHLTRNSQHISALYVSGLCNFERGDYDDTHLERLLSIFKNIKKWAIVEFLAQKVLEYKETDYALRYLASYYQVANRDDLAVDIWERLIKFDVDNYELPERIAHIKEKEENFEKAVEYYQIALERNIAKRRDKVVETNAKKIMELKPDSIVFFSKIEASLAELLIPDAMIDLWKPMFFHFFEQVKDIPLSLSVLKRILAYEQKIAKLNPKKAKFFRHRLEDVYKTIYPNHSMFDEFAKMSQLLNTAKEPKECIDAFEKRIQYDVGKYVFHRNFGVGRVKALAPEEIIVDFVSSPAHRMSFEMVLKSVSVLDDGDIRVYKAYRLAELKEMAKNTPDKLIELVLRYTIGERVASKDLKHALVPDVIPDNQYNKWLDDAKKAIRANNELKFVKNTFIFKKGGMTYDEETLDTFDRTSDFDAKFDVYLNYVNYAKDINCDESKEMANYFIVAAKAEPVSYRTVKSIFLIHYVIEEYKLALSFDRSIDDVIKGIKEFTDVYEHLPTALFRERLVGAIVKNYPRRWTDILTSFLYTPQVKNHHIIIRRFIQMGKVDILTEAINTVILKCNEYVEPFLYFAEKILIGELADELAAALDAPFKYNRELLLIGLLNLIPQLNRMLEKKENAAQARKMLKTVYELVFDRGNLISFIESEQKESVGKVFKEFQKLINIENQYKTLIITAVTKRFPDLS
- a CDS encoding IclR family transcriptional regulator C-terminal domain-containing protein — protein: MIQVISRTAQIANFLSEHRGASMQEIAKAAKLKFTTVCNIVRTLIDIGWVVKEDGHYSIGQGLLSLAAGDMRKNMLAHIADENARILSKEINEGVVISTLYGGEKFNLVKISPDREIAINDKFHAHVSPYAIADGRLLFAYADDATRAVVVEKYGMPGEIWNGIRSAAVLTAAAAEIKNAGVSIRMSADSEICGIAVPIPSPNGPLWGALGVFLPLHRCTGENKDKIINAMKRTAQRMSDLLKNQQGAAQ
- a CDS encoding FecR family protein: MKPQRLLTILMLAAVCVFVAVSCKPRHAEEDDFIKDFNIMTDKSKDTNAHGKAVQADKAESVTATVWDSPMSAQAREALRVLWRGKPVEMKSYFEALNVDAADGDKGELCHLKGVAYFLLAKKDRSLKTTAVECFEKANQTTGKQKFKVLSMLWLGMTYYSYYSDAESLKKGMGWLDRVTEEYPRTRFANDAVLYKALTKRQLGQSEEYKELLLGLERGGYPDIYVYWIPMNQYVRAKDAVNYLLRGVPFNYYGGGGGYVAASGSITEAKGTYAVKANGADVKTNIGAKIAAGYEVITDADGEVTVDLKTIGVVKIAPLSSVQFKKLSPASGTAGIVVTKGKAMFAVPKLGKKSTYAIDTGSANLKVTGTAFSVASDGTTSKVAVLRGVIDITNAGGYTNVTELQEADISSSNSMASVAVMQKSTIEDVRGIVDIKGVEKYESKEALTDKVDRVTMRVAKEEAEAARKQAESAKAQAEARAKTAEADKVKAQADAKAANDAKAKAEKAAADANSAKAASDKAAADAKAAKEKAEKDKAAADKAAADAKAAADKAKTTTTTTTTSTNKAATTTTTTTSTNKKKAADDW